The nucleotide sequence TTCTCCCGTCTCAGAACGCTGTTCATGTGCACGCCTAATATCAGTCACTTCCCACAGGCTCCGTTTAACCTGTCCAGGCGGTTTACCACCATAAACTTCAGAGTTTAGCCTAAACATTTATTCTAATACGGCAGAGAAATGATCACAAGGTCACAAGGTCCTGCCAGAGGGCAGGAGCCTGACTCAAAGCCACAGGCTCTATTTCTAAGCTCAGACACTCCCTAATTAAACCGATATCTAATTAAACTAGCTTTAACCTTTAGCAACAGATTACTGAGTTTAACTTTAACAGAAGCCACctagtttctgtttctgtctggaaACAGCAGAAGCTCCAGGTCCTCCTGATGGATGCTGAGAGGTTCTGAGCTTCAGACTGGTTAAGAGTGATGGGTCCTCCATGGAGCCGTCTCCAGATCTTCAGTTATCTCTGCATGTTCCCAGACGTCAGCCTCTAACTGTGGTTCTCTCCATGCAGACCCCTGCCTCCTCCCCCAGGACCCGGGCCGCTGCGTGGACTACACCGTCATGTGGTTCTTTGACATGGTCCAGAGAGAGTGCGCACGCTTCTGGTACGGCAGCTGCGGGGGGAACGCCAACCGCTTCAGGACCAAGGAGGAGTGCGAGAAGATGTGTGTGAGGCAGACatgatgaggaggatgaaggtGACGGCTGGAGCGGAGGCCGCAGGACTTCACGGCACCAGCAGGAggcgtcttcttcttcttcaacaCGGACTATGGAGCCCCTGAAGGGTCACACTGAGGAGGTCTTCTCCAGGGTTTCCAACAAAAGTTCCCTCTGATCTGTTCAAAGAACCCGTTTTGTCTGTGAAGACCTTTGTTCACCAGATCTGCATTCATCTGTTGGTCCTTCACACCCAGATCATCATTACATTCCCAACGTTCTCAGGCAGCGAGGACTCTGCAGCGGTACGGAGCATTTCAGAGCTGCTAGACGAGCCCAGAGTGTCCGGCTGGATCTCAGGAGGTCTGAGGTCCAGCCTTCAGAAGCAGGAGGAGCTTCCTGAGAACATCAGCCCTTCATCTGGGATGCAGAAGCACCATCTCCAAAAAGCAGAGCATCATCAAAGACCAAACTGAGCATGAAGACAGAGGTGGTGAGCAAAGGTCCTGTAGAGAAGGTCTGGGTCCAGAGTCCAGATCCTGTTCAgcttcagcagaactttcccaTCATTCTGGACTCTGACTGGACCAGAGAAATGTTCTGCTGTCAGGTTCTCCTGCAGCTTCCATTCAGCTGGACTCAGAACCTACAATCGGATCTTTGCTGCGACCGGGCGGTTCTGTAAAGGTTCTGGGAACTTTGGTTGGAAAATGCTCCTCGGTTTGGAAACGGCAAACTCGGTGTGACCCTTCAGGGCCGCCGTAGGACTCCTGTAGGCCCGTCACCAGACTGAGCAGGTGCTACTTTAATGGACCCGAGGATCATCTggtcacattttaatgtttAGAGGGAATCAAAGGtccgttttcttcttcatggaTCATTAAGGTGGTTGAGGGAGAACAACAGCGCCCCCTTCAGTCCCGTCCCTGACAGCACTGGTGTGAAAGCAGTGCTGTCAGGGACGGAGATCTCTGACCTTCTCTAGATGGTCCAGAGTTCTGGTTCCTCCCTGGTTCTGCCCTCAGCCCAGCCTGCAGGGTTTCTGCAGCGTTTAGCTCTGATGGAAGGAGGCCGATTGGGTTTCTGTGTCGATGCAGCCATAATTATTCTGCAGGTTTCATTTTAAAGCTCCTGCTGTTTCATAAAGTCATGCAGCAATGGTCCCAAGGCCCGGAGAAGACAACAGCTCTGAGCTTCCCGTTGCACGGACTCAGGCAGCAGGCCTGGGTTTATAGCTCCCAGCCTGATCACCGTGTCCTAAAACCTGTCGCCCAGTGAAATAATGTCCAAACATTCTGGCTGGTTCTgataccagaaccagaacctgaacatGTGTAATGTACTGCTGCAGAAACTGAATAAAACCATTAGAACGGGTGTTCTGGTGCGTCTGATGCTTCCTCCCCTCAGGTCTGCTTCATCCAGCTGACTCCATCAGATGTTCCTCACATCTTCATCAGATGTTCCTCACGTCTTCATCAGATGTTCCTCACATCTTCATCAGATGTTCCTCACGTCTTCATTAGATGTTCCTCACATCTTCATCAGATGTTCCTCACGTCTTCATTAGATGTTCCTCACATCTTCATCAGATGTTCCTCACATCTTCATCAGATGTTCCTCACGTCTCCATCAGATGTTCCTCACATCTTCATCAGATGTTCCTCTTCTCTCAGGGAAacagcagctgctcctcctAAGTTCTGGAAGCGGTTCTGGATTCATCAGGACCGAGCTCACATGAATAGATCcggttcctcctgctgctgatcatcacttttattctaaagcacattttaaaaaccgcAGGAGAGATAAAAGTGCTGCGCATTAAGACAAGAACAGGTTAAGAAAATaagttaaaagcttaaaaaggAGTATTTTTATCATCCATACCAGACAAGATCAGTGTGTTAAAgtgtctttaatttaaaaacaggaaaagagtCTATCTGATACTGAAGGCTCAATTATTGTAGAActtggcagcagcagcaaatgTTAGTGAGGGGCTTTAATAATAAAGCTTCAGCCTAACTTTAGGGACCGCCAGCATGCGCTGATCTAAGACCAACATGGCGGAGCGAGGTTGTTCAAACGTTAAAACCAAATAAAGCTTAACATGAACTCTGTAGGGCCTACAGGTCATGATGGCTGACGTGCTTTTAGAGCGGTCTTAAACTAAATGATGAACAAGCAGCTTTATGGCTTCATTCCCTCCTACCAGCCACGCCTAGCTGTTACTCTTCTACATCCTGTTAACGTCAGTTTCCCTGCAGAGGGAATCTGGACGGCAGCCCTGGATCATGTTTCATGGTTCTGGTTTAAAAGCCCGGCAGACGGGCTCCAGCAGCAATGATGCACCTTTAATAGACCCAGAGCAGAGGTGATGGACCTGAGTTTAAACGCTTCACTTTCAGCCCAGaggacagcagcagaaccagaaaccTCTGCAGACGCTTTAAAggggaacccccccccccccccccccaccccacacacacacacacacacgttgttTTACCAATAAACTGTTATAATACTGTTTACATATTCTGCTCATTATTTAGATAAATTAGAGCAGATTTCTTAAAGTCCTGCTTTTCTGTCTAAACCGTCAGTGTGGCGCCTCCTAGGGTTAAACGGCGGTATAGCAGTGAATTTCTAACTAGGGTTTGTTTCTGTGGCTGTGACGTACTTCTGACGTAATGACGTCAGTAGCTCTGCCGCGGTGGGGataaaaccactgagctatttaatacactggagtgctgattttgccgaaaaactgaagtcactggccgccatcttgctactccctactctcccagaatcccacaggatttggttgcaacaacaagcagttttctggctgtgtgaaaacgtttcacaggtaattctacagtcagtggatgtactaacactatcaactactaggaaattaggtgctgaaatattttacatgttattcttattagatatatatatatgtatatataagtatgtgtatatgtatatatgtatatatatgtatacacatatgtaaatatgtgtttttgtatattgttatttatatatttataaatgttaaacatatatatttaaataaataaaatgcaaaatatttcagcacatgactttctcagtacttgatatttttagaacataacataaaactatatggcatttgacattttaaaagtcttaagcccccctgaacatgagaaaatcctcgttattcgatgctgtagcgcacatattccctagttactgggggaaatagggagtaccaatatggcggctggtggcttcaaagcgactcgttctaacagacggtgattagcactccagtggatAATAGAGCTCAGTGGATAAAACACACAACTCCATCTTGTGCCTCCATAGCAGCACTGCTGCACTTTTCAGAGCCTCTAGACACTTTTCTTATTaataaacaactaaaaacaaattaacaactTTTTACGTGTTATTGGTGAATTCACGTGAAATCAACCGGTTGTTCTGCCGTTAGTGTCTAGATGCAGCCGTGGAGGACCTAGTTTAGGTTAGCTTAGCTTAGCTCACTTTAGGTTAGTTTAGGTTAGCTTAGGCTGGTTTAGGTTATTTTAGGCTGGTTTGGATTATCTTAGGCTGGTTTAGGCTGGATGTTTGTGCTCTGCAGCCTCAGAGGCCAGCAGGCAGTGATCCCAGATCATGGAGTCCTCCTGCTGCAAATCAAGCTAACTCCCCCCATGAATCCCAGCATATGTTTTATGCTCCATCATGgaaagttacactttaaattagtgttgcaccgatagtGATATCAGTATGGGCCGGGGTtctgatccagcactaaaatggtggcaTCGGTATCAGCGAGTAATAAGCACCGATACCATtctgatgtttgtatgtcacctgaacgcagccttctctctacctgactactattatacatgttataatttcaccaaTGTGGCACTATtatggcctttgagagccaaaagtttattcaactattgtcacctattccaggtaggcaataaaaagttttacTGCCCtcagtagtatgcagttcttcatatatacacactttaagttcaaacagatggtatcagtatcggggccaaaaaatggcatcagcCCAACACTACTTTGAATCAAGATAGTCGTTTAGTAAACTGGTCACACAGAGGCGCTCCAAGCCTGCTCAGAAAGGGGGGGAATCGCCATAGCAACCAGTGACCCATCATTTACTGATCAACGGCGTCTTCATGGCCGCTCACATCATCATCAGGTGAGGATCTGCAGAACCAGCCAAGAGTCTGGACCTTCAAAATAAAGCGTCACGCCTGATGCTCCTCAGAATAAGACGGTGGAGAGATTCCAGAACTGAAGGAGGTCCGGTTAGGTTGGGTTCTATGACAAGAGGTTCTCCTAGAACCTTTCAGGAGAACCTCTCCTGAAAGGTTCTAGAGATGGCAGCGAGCGTCTGCCTGATGAACCCGTTTCACACGAAGACGAAAGGAACcagactgcagctgctgggaggGTTTATTAAAGAACACAGATCAGATACAGAAACCAGAGATTCAGAGCGGTACCAGAACACAGCATTGGTTCTGAATCCAGAACCGTCCTGAAGGCCTGTCGTTCTCTGCTGCTTCACCGCCTCTTTCCATCCTCAGagataaattagattatttacAGCGTGTGGATCTAAAGTGATGAACAGGGGCGAGGTTCTgtcagaaccttcagaaccttcagaaccttcCAGGCGGACGTTCAGGACGTCTGCCTCACTTCCAGACTTTGACGATGCCGTCCCGGGACGAGGTGACGATGAAGCCCTGCGTGGTCTGGAAGGTGGCGATGTCGGTGATGATGTCATGATGGCCGACAGGAAGCGACTCGAGGCCGCGGCGAGGAGAATCCTCGGCGGCGCCGCTCTTCTGTTTGCTGTGGATctcctgcagagaggagaggatGGAGACATGAGGGCCgctgggtcagaaccgggtcagaaccgggtcagaaccgggtttGGGTCACAGGAAGTCAGTGCGGTCCTCACAGAGACGCAGAAACACGTGTTTGTGTGTTCCTGCACTGGCAGCTGAGTGGGAACATGTGTTTGGTATTTTACCATCAGAGCGAGGACCTTTGTTCTGGGTGGTTAAACTCAGCGTTTGGGGGGGGGCTAAAACTTTCCTTCCACTGAGCTTTGCTTTAATATCACAGAATTCAGATTCCTACCAGCTTCTCCATCATTTATCTTTCTCTTTAAAATCCAGATGTGCTGAGTTCAGAATATTTTTGAGGataactttattcagttttaattttattacatttgggatctgcttCTGATCCATTCTGTGGTCCCTgtagcaacaaaaatgtgttttcagggATGAACTCTGGTGATTTGTGATAATCAAAGAAAATGAGCTTAGAGGTACGGAGCTGAAACAGTGGCAGCTTGCAGTGACATTGAAAAGAGATTAAGCATCAAAAAGTTAGACTTTGTAAAGTCAAACATTGCAAAGTAAAAACTTAGgatgattttctcattttatgctgcagcgtTTATTAAATCAGATGTTTTCCGTGATTCTGCAGCGCTCCTTCAGCTGTGATGTCACTAAACGCTGCTCTGTTTGGCCGTTGGGGGCGGAGCTAAACTGAAGGCCCCTTCATGGACCGTCCGTTTTTCCGGTACTcctcatcatctacctgctgtcactggtttagctccGTGTCTCTAAGCGTGACCTGACAGGGGGGGGATATTTAGAACCGTAGGGGAGACACTGGACCGGGTCGGTACCGGGTCGGTACCGGGTCCAGTGGCCGGGCTGATTGTGGTACCTGAACCACTTCGGTTCCTTCGATGATCTTGCGGCTGTAGAGGACGGAGGGACAGTGCAGCGAGTCGTGGGCGCCTCCCGCTACGATGTAGGACCTCTCCGGATAGGCCAGGTCCCAGAACCTGAACAGAACCGCCTGTTATGACCGGCTGCGTCTCAGAGGATAATTACTGCAGAGGCTGGAACCAGAGCAGGTTCTGCGGGTCCATAAAGTTCTGATAACATTACTGCCTGCAGCGtttaagcagcagcagctgcagaacttcTGGTCTGTTTCCtgtagaacagaaccagccgGTTCTGGAGCGGCGCTGATTCCTCCCTGCTGGGCGGTACCGGCAGACAGcagctgtggttctggtcctgcagACCCTCACCTGATCCTCATGTCGGAGCCGGCCGTCAGCAGCAGCGGGTTCCCGTCCGCCGGGCTGCAGTAGATCCCGTGGACGCTGTGAGGAGACGGCTGCAACAGAACACAGGCTGAGGAACGCTCCAGAACCAGAGCTTCGGCCCGACCCGACTGACCCGACACTCACCTGCATCTCAGAGAGCGGCGGGGCGGAGCTGGCCCACAGGGTGAACTTGCGGTCTCCGGTCTCCATGTCCCAGATGGACACCTCGTTGTTCCCCTGGACGGCTGCAGAGACACAAAGCCACAGCGTCAGGTTCTGCCGCGGAACCTTCCCGCCAGGAACCGGGCCGGTTCTGACCTGCGATCACCGACGACTGGTACAGCGGGTGCATGAGCAGCCGGCGGACCCGGGCCCGGGCCGGGTGGGAGTGGTTGGAGATGGGGAGCTGGAACCGCATGTCCCAGCATGCCATGGTGCCGCTGCTCGTCCCTGCGGGAGAAACAAGGCGCCGTCAGAGATCCGGCCCACAGACCCGGCCCGTCAGGAAGCGGCCCGGTTCTGGAGCGGACCTAGGCAGAGCCAGCACTGGTGCATGTCCACGCTGAAGGAGGTGATGAGGCCGAGCCGCAGGTCGTGGCGCAGCGTCCAGGCGTTGGCGTTGGAGCGCAGGTCCCAGCCCACCAGGCCGCCGTTCACCGTGGCGTAGGCCAGAACCGACTGGGCCCCCGAGTTGAAGTGGTGGATGTCCACCGCGCAGCCGtcctgctgcaggtccagagtCCTGGAACCGGAGAGCAGAACCGGGTCAGCGGGACCGGGACGGCCCGATTTAACCCAACGAGCCGAGAAGGAAGGTTCTGACAGAACGCTCCTCCCAACAGAACCTTCTTGCTAGCGGTCATTGGGGACAGAGCAGCATCTCCTGGtctgtccagcagggggcgccagCCTGAGGCCTGGATGCAGGAATTCTACCTTTTCAGGTGAAACTCCACAGGAACATTTCAGACGGAAACAGTTTTAAAgaacttcttgattctgagatcgaccaactcggaaatacatgcattagtgaccatattttaaaaaaatgtagcattaagatcgtgattgtgccgttaaaagtttttttaaggacCTAAAATTGTCCCTCGGCGACCGCTAGGCTGAAAATCCACACTTTGGGTCGATGACGTAGTTTGTGGGCGTTGCCCAGGCTACGCTACAGAGAGTTCAATGAAGTACACCACCAGAAGTTCAGATGgcgattcacaaagtgatgattttagAACGAAAGACAGCGCAAGCGTCTGTTACGACTCGGgtaagtctgagaaaaacattttagtagAATAAACTGAATGGTTTGCTAATGTATAATTTGAATCGGTGCTCATGATCGCGGTCATGGCTGACCGTTCAGATGTAAACACGGAAACAACTCGTTAAAACTCGATTGTCTGGCATCGTTTATGACGGCTGAAATccgccaaaacagcacaaaaaaaaaagatgtacatTTAGCACAAACCATAGCATTCATTTCAGCATTTTGTGTTCCCAGAATTTTACTAAATAATCTAGACGTGAGCGGACGGGCATTTAtctgtttggggggggggggggggcgctcagctgccgattaaactgaatgttacaatcttgacatgattatatgagttgttttaccgagaaaccgATCAGAAGCGCCGTGAAACCCCGCCTCTCAGGCTGCAGAGAAACACCAGGACTTTTTGGGTTCAGAAATGTGTGTAAggagacattatccttgttggtTTTTAAGCCATAAGCCACATACtttttttagccatgtttaatccgtctatttgtctttgaaaatgcgagtttgcaaccaggaagtatcttgttaccatgtcaacagatcaaGGCCTATCCACGAATTACGTCATCGGTcatacaacatttttttatgagccttgagctaaaaaccttaaaaatccactttttcattgaatttttttatttatttttttccctcaggtcataataatatgtgaactttctaacatttagcaacttttatgatctcagaatcaagaagtactttaaactAAGTAACAAGGTTTTCTCAGACGCCCGTCCTGCTGCGCtcggccagcagggggcgctgccgTCTTACCGGCTCTGGAACGGCTGCACTTTAGGAGACTTGGGCGGCTTGTTGGCTTCGACGGCGAGCAGCTGGACGGATCCGTTGTCGGACGCCACGGCGAGGTAATGGGAGCCCTGGCAGAAGGTCAGCGTCTTCACGTGGCCGCCGACCCGGGAGTACGTCAGAACCGACCTGCAGGGAAGGTCCGGTTAGCCAGCAGAACCCACAGAGAGCTGGGGGAGGACACTGGGTGGGGTCTGAGCTCTAAAGGTGGTCCACCAGAACCGGGCGGGGCTCACCTGGTGGTGGTGGTCTTGCCCTCCATCTTCTGGCTGTCCCACACCTTCACCGAGCCGTCGTTGGACGCCGTGGCGAAGATGGAGTGTTCATCAGAGACCCGGATCCGGTTCACCGCGGCTTTGTGCTCGTGCAGGTGGGCCACCAGCAGACCCTTGGGATGCCACCCTGCAACAGAGCGCCGGTCAGCCTGCTATTCCCCCCCCCGTGCTCAGGTGTGCTGCCTTACCTGGCGGCGGGGGCCGGCTCTCCCACTCGGCGCTCTCCATCATCTGCTTGGCCATGCGCTCGGCGCTGCACTGCTCCCTCTTCTGCTGcaccagctgctgcagctccgtcCTGCAGGTGTTGATGCGCCGCTGGTAGGCGCCGCCGCCGGCCGCAGACGGCTGGACCGGCGCCGCCGGGGCCGCCGTCGACTTCCGGATCTGGCTGCCGGCGCCGTCTGCGGTCTGACACAGAAAAACGGCGATCAGAGGAGGCAGAACCGAGCCGACTGCAGGTTCCCAGGgagtcctggaggttctgctgttctctgcTGCCAATGCTCTCCGCTGGAGAACggcaggttctgcagcagaacccctGGTGCGGTTCTGACCCGCACAGATTGAGCGGTGGGCTTACCGTGGCGGGCTGCGTGGGCGGTTCCTGAGATCCAAAcatgctcttccactcctcgtTCATGGCGGCGTCCTGCTTGGTGTGCTTCCTCGCTGCAGAACAAACAGCAGAACCCGCTCAGACCCAACAGAACCACTGCAGTCCAGCACCATTAACGTCCTCATCCACCACAGAACAGGaggtcagaaccagagcagcGCCTCCGGGTCAGACGGTTCTGAGGTCCGTTTACCCGGCAGAACCAACAGGACCGTCTCTGGCGGCgttctcacctcttttatcgTCAGACTCCATCTTGGGTTTGACCAGGTCCACCTGACGTCCCATGATGCCGAGCGTCCCCAGGTCGATGACCCCCGTCTGCCCCGCCTCTCCCAGGTGTCCCTGGTCCCCCATGTTGGCTTTGGCCTTGTTGGACTTCAGCATGAAGTCCTTCAGCGCCAGCAGCTTGTCCTCCTCGGCCTCCGTCATCCCCTGACCCACACGGAGGAGACcgaagagagagaggagagagaggagagaggagagagaggagagagaggagagagaggaaagagaggaggagaggatggagaggatggaggagagaggagagaggagagagaggagagaggagagaggagagagaggagagaggagagagaggagagagaggagagagaggagagagaggagagaggagagagaggataGAGGAGACACGGAGTGAATACGTAGAACCATTGCTGCTGTTCCTCAGCAGACCAGGTACCAACTTCATCAGAACCGTTTATCAGCTGGAGACAGAAGCTCAGGGGACGCTGTGTAACTTTCGGCCACCAGGGGGCGACAGACTCGTCACTTCCTGTGTAGAAAGGCTGCAGGAGCTCCATCTGTTAGTGAACTAGATCTACGGGTTAGAAATAAGAACCTCGGCCCTGACACACCGACTGCAGGATGAAAGAAGCAGCAAAGGTTAGCGCTCATGTTTCAGGGGAGCTCACACTGAGCCGAGCCAGCGctctgggtcacatgacctctgggtcacatgacccattcaatGACCAAGCCAGACCTCTAGTTACACCAAGTGCGAAATATTGAGCTGAAAAATCGTGTAATTTACCTGAAATGAAGCTAAAATGTGGGTCAGAACTGCTTTAAAGGTTCATTCTGTGAAACTTGGCCAGGatttgctttttatgtttaaaacgtcttttttccttcaaaagGTTAAAACTCCTGCGGCCGACTTTAAAAGCAGCTTAACATGCTTTTATCCAGACAAACGTTTAGTtgaatgttttactgtttgttttttttaatgttcttacTTTCTTTGCTTTCTATCCAACTTATATTTAGACGTATTTTACTGACTCTGTAAAGCATCGTgattatacatattttaaatgtgtggTTTAGACGGTGACTTTCATGCAGTTGGAGGTCGGTCTGGTTCAGCCATGAGGAAATCTGCCCTCACTGCAATCTGGGGTTTATGCTTCTCCTCGCTTCTATAAActaattatttattaatacGTAGAAAGAAAACTGCTAAATATCTGTGTTTTAGGCCGACATTATTCCAAAGATGCGACTTTTTTATCTACCTGTCGACTCTTTTCTAAAAGGTTTCTTTAGAACCTAAAGGcaaaaaaggaaatttgttttaataaagtctCACTGCTCCACATGTAACAATGCATCTAAATCTATGTGCTTTTCAGTTGTTGCTCTAATAACTGCACCTAAAATTGTTCATTTCTggaaaacattacaacatttgtgtttttcctcttgTAAAAAAAGGGCATGAAgccagaaaatattttaaaatatgaatgaTTTTATGTAAATGGTTAAGTCTGAAGGCAGtgaaagtgaaaataaatattatttagatgtccaacatttaaatattaaaacaccAAGTGTGCGTCTAACTCAGAGAACCTGTGTTTCTATGCCAACTCTGCAGGAACTATTGCAGGTTTAATGTTGGTCAATAATGAAATGAGACCCCTGGCAGGTGGAGGTGCCTCAGGTGAAACGTTTGTACCTGGGACAGCAGCTTCTTCAGCAGCTGAGCGATGGCCGGGTCGTCGGGGGGGGGGCACTCCGGGATGGAGCCGCAGCGCTTCTTCTGCCGCAGCAGCAGGTGGCGGAAGAGGCTGCCGATGTCTTTGGAGCGCAGGGCGTAGTCGAAGATGGAGCGGCTGACGGGCTCCTTCAGCACGCTCAGCAGCACCAGCTCCTTGTCGATCTGAGGGGGACGCGGAGGTGAGGGAGGGGCTCCGGAGGAGGGGCGGGGACCGGGAGGCCAGGACTCACCTGGATGATGGGCTGGGTGACGAAGGGGTTCAGGTGAGGCATCAGCTTGCAGTAGACGTCGGCCACGTTGAGGTGCTGCGCCACCACGGTGATGAAGCCCACCGCGCCGTAGCGGATCCACAGGTTGGGGTGACACAGGAAGGGCGCTACGGCGAGCCGAGGGGGACAAGTTAGAGATCCGGGAACGACGACGACGCAACGAAACATTAAAATCTGGCGAGGAGCTGAGAAATGAGGACGAGCGACGTCCTCAGAGAGGAAGCTCAGAGGCTCCAGCCTGGTTCAGGCTGCAGGAGGGCGAGAGAGAGCAACGCGCTGAGCAGCTTACAGCCTCCTGGGTTAACCCTCTGAATGGACCAGGCAGGATTAGGAAATGTTCTGGAGATCTCAGAGATGAGCATCTAGAGACTTAAGATGCTAACGCTAGCTTCCTTTAAACAGGCTCATTACAGTTTCTGCACTAAATCCTCCTCACATAACGAGATTTCTCCTCACCAGTTCCACCTGATTGGAGCTCCTTTCAGAAGGAGCTGTTTGGAAGGTTTTGTCACTTTTATGTTAAGAAGTTGTACCTTCTTCACATAAGCTCCGCGGGGGTTGCTAGGAGACGGCAGAGCCCGCTGATTGTGACGTAATAATCTGGAGGTTTCTGAATCCTCCGACTGAACCGGCTGGAAGCTGATTTAGTGCTTGGACTTCTAGCAGCAGGATAAAAGTGAATTTTTCCTAATAAGCCCGATTTAAACTGTAGATCTGCTGCTGTCTGGCACCGTGGTTCTGCTGACGACCTCCtggccaccagagggcgctgtCATCAACCCCGTAATAACACCAACAGACCAATCAGAACCTGGCGTTAGGCTCTGTTCCAGCAGAAAAGTATTCTGGCAGAAGTTCTGCTGGTCATCCagtcatagaaccgtagtttcATACGCGGTTTTCTCTGAGTGTGGTTCTGATGGCCGACCGTCTGGATCGGTGGCGGTCTGGTCTTACCAATGTCTGGATCTGTGGCGGTGGCGGTCTGGTCTTACCGATGTCGCTGACGAACTCGTAGATGTGCGGTTTCTGCAGCAGCCCCAGCTGACACATGCAGGTGAGCGCGTTGAGAGCTTTGTAGATGACGAACTCCTCGGTGTCGCTCAGGCCCTGCTGCAGCAGAGGCTTCAGGATGGGGGAGCTCTGCCAGCCCACGTACGCCGCCACGCCTTCAACAGGACACACAGCGACACGCATCAGCTGCCGCTCTGCCGCCgcccccccccctacccccgTCTGACCCTCACCCACGATGCTGTCGAAGAAGGCGCCGCGCAGGTGCCAGTCGTTCTTGTCGTTCAGGAAGGTGATCATGTGGGACAGCAGAACGTCGTTGGCCTTCTGCCGGCCGAAGAACACGCAGAGCCGCGTGATGCCGTTCTCCATCAGCGTCTGCTTCACGATGTTCTCCGAGTCGCTGAGCAGCGTCACCACCTTCTGCTGCACCATCTCATGCAGCGCCTGCAGCTCTGCGGGTCACAGACACACGGCGGGTCAGCGGGGgtcagcggggggggggggggggggacgctcGGCCTCGCGGCGC is from Fundulus heteroclitus isolate FHET01 chromosome 3, MU-UCD_Fhet_4.1, whole genome shotgun sequence and encodes:
- the pik3r4 gene encoding phosphoinositide 3-kinase regulatory subunit 4; this translates as MGNQLAGIAPSQILSVDSYFSDIHDHEYDKSLGSTRFFKVARAKHREGLVVVKVFAIQDPSLPLTSYKQELEELKIRLHSCQNCLPFQKTSLTEKAAILFRQYVRDNLYDRISTRPFLNNVEKRWIAFQLLNAVDQAHRAGVRHGDIKTENVMVSSWNWVLLTDFASFKPTYLPEDNPADFNYFFDTSRRRTCYIAPERFVDGSMFTTESDQNTPLVDLTNNNQRSRGELRQAMDIFSAGCVIAELFTEGVPLFDLSQLLAYRKGHFQAEQVLMKIEDQSIRELVAQMVQREPDKRLTAEEYLKQQRGKAFPDIFYTFLQPYMAQFAKETFQSADERVLVVRKDLDNILLNLRGGSSSPSRGGAEAALSSREEQGLVVLASVITSCLQTLHSCDSKLAALELILHLAPRLGVDILLDRITPYLLHFCNDPAPRVRAQAVRTLTKVLALVKEVPRNDVNIYPEYILPGVAHLAQDDATIVRLAYAENIAHLAESALRFLELVQENHANTEQDPGGAETEESNHPSENYDSELQALHEMVQQKVVTLLSDSENIVKQTLMENGITRLCVFFGRQKANDVLLSHMITFLNDKNDWHLRGAFFDSIVGVAAYVGWQSSPILKPLLQQGLSDTEEFVIYKALNALTCMCQLGLLQKPHIYEFVSDIAPFLCHPNLWIRYGAVGFITVVAQHLNVADVYCKLMPHLNPFVTQPIIQIDKELVLLSVLKEPVSRSIFDYALRSKDIGSLFRHLLLRQKKRCGSIPECPPPDDPAIAQLLKKLLSQGMTEAEEDKLLALKDFMLKSNKAKANMGDQGHLGEAGQTGVIDLGTLGIMGRQVDLVKPKMESDDKRARKHTKQDAAMNEEWKSMFGSQEPPTQPATTADGAGSQIRKSTAAPAAPVQPSAAGGGAYQRRINTCRTELQQLVQQKREQCSAERMAKQMMESAEWESRPPPPGWHPKGLLVAHLHEHKAAVNRIRVSDEHSIFATASNDGSVKVWDSQKMEGKTTTTRSVLTYSRVGGHVKTLTFCQGSHYLAVASDNGSVQLLAVEANKPPKSPKVQPFQSRTLDLQQDGCAVDIHHFNSGAQSVLAYATVNGGLVGWDLRSNANAWTLRHDLRLGLITSFSVDMHQCWLCLGTSSGTMACWDMRFQLPISNHSHPARARVRRLLMHPLYQSSVIAAVQGNNEVSIWDMETGDRKFTLWASSAPPLSEMQPSPHSVHGIYCSPADGNPLLLTAGSDMRIRFWDLAYPERSYIVAGGAHDSLHCPSVLYSRKIIEGTEVVQEIHSKQKSGAAEDSPRRGLESLPVGHHDIITDIATFQTTQGFIVTSSRDGIVKVWK